TACAGGCAAAAAAAAGGCGACTCATTGGTCGCCTTTAAAATCAATTTTCTAACGCCGCTTTCTGCGTCGTGACAATAGATTCGATTCCCCCTCGGGCCAGCGCCAACAAGGAGAGAAGTTCTTCATGGGTGAATGGCTCGCCTTCTGCGGTGCCCTGCACCTCAATGATGCGTCCGTCTTCGGTCATCACCACGTTCATGTCAGTTTCCGCCGCGGAATCTTCAACGTATTCCAGATCGCACAGCGCTTCACCGTTAACGATACCTACGGAAACCGCCGCAACCATCCCTTTCATAGGGTTAGTTTTCAGTTTGCCGGCCGCAACCAGCTTGTTCAGCGCATCCGCCAGCGCAACACAGGCGCCGGTAATAGACGCCGTACGCGTGCCGCCATCGGCCTGAATCACATCGCAGTCCAGCGTGATGGTGAATTCGCCCAGCACTTTCAAATCAACGGCTGCACGCAGCGCACGCGCGATCAGACGCTGGATCTCCATGGTACGTCCAC
This region of Enterobacter cancerogenus genomic DNA includes:
- the rph gene encoding ribonuclease PH codes for the protein MRPSGRSANQVRPVTLTRNYTKHAEGSVLVEFGDTKVLCTASIEEGVPRFLKGQGQGWITAEYGMLPRATHTRNAREAAKGKQGGRTMEIQRLIARALRAAVDLKVLGEFTITLDCDVIQADGGTRTASITGACVALADALNKLVAAGKLKTNPMKGMVAAVSVGIVNGEALCDLEYVEDSAAETDMNVVMTEDGRIIEVQGTAEGEPFTHEELLSLLALARGGIESIVTTQKAALEN